AGTAGGAGTGCTGCTATTCCAATTGAAATGACAATATATACGTTTTTGTGCATCATCGCATTCCTATTTGTAAGATTTTGTTACCGCAGGCGGCTGGCGTAGCGCATACACAGCACAGCAATCACTCCGAAAAAGGAAGGATAGGAGTCATTCGTTTTGTCCTCCTTCAAGTGTGCTGCCAGCAGCAGCGATACGCAAGCAGGACATGCTTACTTTGCCTTTAACGCACTCCACATTTCATATGGGTGCTCGGCATCTGCTGTCACCTTGATCTGCTGAATGGGTAACGACTGCTTTTCAATCGGCAGCGTCATTTGTTCATACACATTGCTTGTAGACAGGCCAAATGCGGTCGCCTGTTCATTGGAATAAGCAAAGTACACCGCTTTTATTCCAGAGAGGTGCATCGCGCTTAGACACATGGGACAGGGCTGCCCGCTCGCATACATTTCGCAACCGGTTAGCCGTGGTGTCTGTAAGAATTGAGAGGCTTGACGAATCGCCTGCATCTCAGCATGCGCAGTAGGATCATGCGTGTCCAAAATATCATTTACTCCCGTTGCAATGACCTCCCCATCCTTTACAATAACGGCTCCAAACGGACGGCCGTGTTTTCGCTTTACATTTTCCCTTGCTAAATCAATAGCTTGCAGGATGAATGTATTCGGCTGCATGATATGTCCCCTCCTATAGCATTCTTGTACATTTTGTAGACTGTTATTTCATAAAACGGATATGCTTGATTTTTGTTGTCAAGCGGTCCCATCTTTTTCTTAGCGGTCCCCGATTATCGGGAAGCAGACTAATATTCTCTATGGCAGCTATCTTTTCTACAACATCTTCAATCAACATATTCTCCGTATCAATATGATGCTGAAAAATTTCGTTGGATAAACCATTGATGCATCTCTCGATTTGCTGAGCAGCCCACGAATGTTTACCTTCT
This is a stretch of genomic DNA from Aneurinibacillus sp. REN35. It encodes these proteins:
- a CDS encoding nucleoside deaminase, translating into MQPNTFILQAIDLARENVKRKHGRPFGAVIVKDGEVIATGVNDILDTHDPTAHAEMQAIRQASQFLQTPRLTGCEMYASGQPCPMCLSAMHLSGIKAVYFAYSNEQATAFGLSTSNVYEQMTLPIEKQSLPIQQIKVTADAEHPYEMWSALKAK